The Eurosta solidaginis isolate ZX-2024a chromosome 4, ASM4086904v1, whole genome shotgun sequence genome includes a window with the following:
- the LOC137251434 gene encoding uncharacterized protein isoform X2, with product MKGVFIFISGGMSLAFGLGWNLHTHIHTTMQLRYSWFTGYIAGAILAAPLINSIPKRVSMLLGAFLVIVGGIIITSVPYNYSAILAARYINGIVVGGTTLQFLVHASEIAANENRGFCLWLEQTGITLGMVIQTVYTSQWSGTVQFAADRLHGILGILFGTLAICCAHLIIESPIFFIRQCDDARALDCLRQLQRPDDAAPRALQTFLNEQRSYVVLETETVAWSKTLTHTPFLRLLLYRSMLAFGFALPMNEVMKAANLLVLGGVYEWQPIVFVVLRIGGTCSSLYMFDVTGRKLVSLVALLATAMLSIAIAGVWDNERSVESEYHMSVICVLSQVFQFFAGLYAPSSSVYLSEAFPMKLKPYLIAGCLVIEQAIHIIVICTFHLNIFCMYLYALFVGILMLICFGFFCVTMPETRKTTLGEAQIRFRKFWHFKCY from the exons GTGTTTTCATATTCATATCAGGTGGCATGAGTTTGGCTTTTGGTCTTGGCTGGAacctacatacacatatacacactACAATGCAATTGCGTTACTCCTGGTTCACTGGCTATATAGCAGGCGCTATATTAGCAGCTCCGCTAATCAACTCTATACCTAAGCGCGTTTCTATG TTACTTGGCGCCTTTCTTGTGATTGTAGGTGGTATTATCATCACCAGTGTACCATATAATTACAGTGCTATATTGGCAGCGCGTTACATCAATGGCATCGTAGTCGGTGGCACAACATTACAATTTCTGGTGCACGCCAGCGAAATAGCAGCAAACGAAAATCGGGGCTTCTGCTTGTGGTTAGAACAAACTGGCATAACCCTAGGAATGGTCATACAAACCGTTTACACATCACAGTGGAGTGGGACTGTGCAGTTTGCAGCCGATCGTTTGCATGGCATTTTAGGCATACTTTTTGGTACATTAGCCATATGCTGTGCGCATTTAATTATCGAATCACCCATCTTTTTCATACGTCAATGCGATGATGCGCGCGCACTTGACTGTTTGCGTCAGTTACAACGGCCGGATGATGCAGCACCGCGTGCATTGCAAACGTTTTTGAATGAGCAACGCAGTTACGTAGTACTAGAAACTGAAACTGTGGCGTGGAGTAAAACTTTGACACATACGCCGTTTTTGCGTTTATTGCTCTATCGCAGTATGTTGGCATTTGGATTTGCGTTGCCGATGAATGAGGTTATGAAGGCGGCTAATTTGCTAGTTTTAGGTGGTGTTTACGAATGGCAACCAATAGTTTTTGTTGTATTACGCATTGGTGGCACTTGCTCATCCCTTTACATGTTCGATGTGACTGGTAGAAAATTGGTATCACTGGTGGCGTTACTGGCCACGGCAATGCTTTCGATTGCTATTGCTGGAGTATGGGATAATGAGCGAAGCGTGGAGAGTGAATATCATATGTCAGTGATTTGTGTGCTCTCACAAGTATTTCAATTCTTTGCTGGTTTATATGCACCCAGCTCTTCTGTTTATTTGAGCGAGGCATTCCCAATGAAATTGAAGCCATATTTGATTGCTGGATGTCTGGTTATAGAACAAGCGATACATATTATTGTCATTTGTACCTTCCATTTgaatatattttgtatgtatttgtatgCATTATTTGTAGGCATATTAATGTTGATATGCTTCGGGTTCTTTTGTGTAACTATGCCAGAGACGCGTAAAACAACTTTGGGAGAGGCTCAAATACGTTTTagaaaattttggcatttcaagTGTTACTAA
- the LOC137251434 gene encoding uncharacterized protein isoform X1, whose protein sequence is MAKDTELEMMSTNVVSVTQTCSVPSEKHKNKVVYHPTAKQWMSLMSGVFIFISGGMSLAFGLGWNLHTHIHTTMQLRYSWFTGYIAGAILAAPLINSIPKRVSMLLGAFLVIVGGIIITSVPYNYSAILAARYINGIVVGGTTLQFLVHASEIAANENRGFCLWLEQTGITLGMVIQTVYTSQWSGTVQFAADRLHGILGILFGTLAICCAHLIIESPIFFIRQCDDARALDCLRQLQRPDDAAPRALQTFLNEQRSYVVLETETVAWSKTLTHTPFLRLLLYRSMLAFGFALPMNEVMKAANLLVLGGVYEWQPIVFVVLRIGGTCSSLYMFDVTGRKLVSLVALLATAMLSIAIAGVWDNERSVESEYHMSVICVLSQVFQFFAGLYAPSSSVYLSEAFPMKLKPYLIAGCLVIEQAIHIIVICTFHLNIFCMYLYALFVGILMLICFGFFCVTMPETRKTTLGEAQIRFRKFWHFKCY, encoded by the exons ATGGCCAAGGACACGGAGCTTGAAATGATGTCTACAAATGTCGTATCAGTTACGCAAACTTGTTCGGTGCCTTCTGAAAAACACAAGAACAAAGTGGTTTATCATCCAACAGCGAAGCAGTGGATGTCGCTGATGTCAG GTGTTTTCATATTCATATCAGGTGGCATGAGTTTGGCTTTTGGTCTTGGCTGGAacctacatacacatatacacactACAATGCAATTGCGTTACTCCTGGTTCACTGGCTATATAGCAGGCGCTATATTAGCAGCTCCGCTAATCAACTCTATACCTAAGCGCGTTTCTATG TTACTTGGCGCCTTTCTTGTGATTGTAGGTGGTATTATCATCACCAGTGTACCATATAATTACAGTGCTATATTGGCAGCGCGTTACATCAATGGCATCGTAGTCGGTGGCACAACATTACAATTTCTGGTGCACGCCAGCGAAATAGCAGCAAACGAAAATCGGGGCTTCTGCTTGTGGTTAGAACAAACTGGCATAACCCTAGGAATGGTCATACAAACCGTTTACACATCACAGTGGAGTGGGACTGTGCAGTTTGCAGCCGATCGTTTGCATGGCATTTTAGGCATACTTTTTGGTACATTAGCCATATGCTGTGCGCATTTAATTATCGAATCACCCATCTTTTTCATACGTCAATGCGATGATGCGCGCGCACTTGACTGTTTGCGTCAGTTACAACGGCCGGATGATGCAGCACCGCGTGCATTGCAAACGTTTTTGAATGAGCAACGCAGTTACGTAGTACTAGAAACTGAAACTGTGGCGTGGAGTAAAACTTTGACACATACGCCGTTTTTGCGTTTATTGCTCTATCGCAGTATGTTGGCATTTGGATTTGCGTTGCCGATGAATGAGGTTATGAAGGCGGCTAATTTGCTAGTTTTAGGTGGTGTTTACGAATGGCAACCAATAGTTTTTGTTGTATTACGCATTGGTGGCACTTGCTCATCCCTTTACATGTTCGATGTGACTGGTAGAAAATTGGTATCACTGGTGGCGTTACTGGCCACGGCAATGCTTTCGATTGCTATTGCTGGAGTATGGGATAATGAGCGAAGCGTGGAGAGTGAATATCATATGTCAGTGATTTGTGTGCTCTCACAAGTATTTCAATTCTTTGCTGGTTTATATGCACCCAGCTCTTCTGTTTATTTGAGCGAGGCATTCCCAATGAAATTGAAGCCATATTTGATTGCTGGATGTCTGGTTATAGAACAAGCGATACATATTATTGTCATTTGTACCTTCCATTTgaatatattttgtatgtatttgtatgCATTATTTGTAGGCATATTAATGTTGATATGCTTCGGGTTCTTTTGTGTAACTATGCCAGAGACGCGTAAAACAACTTTGGGAGAGGCTCAAATACGTTTTagaaaattttggcatttcaagTGTTACTAA